The Oncorhynchus masou masou isolate Uvic2021 chromosome 25, UVic_Omas_1.1, whole genome shotgun sequence DNA window GCGGCAGCTCAATCTGGCCTTGAGttgacacagacaggaggcagcgTCAGGAACAGGAAACAGCGGGACATCTCATGCAGGGAAAACCTGGAGTACCCACATGACAACATCTGCTGTTTGAATTGCCCAGCTGGTGAGACAAATGAAGATTTGAGATCCACAGTGTATGCATCCGAAATGGTACCCTAtgctattccttatatagtgcactacctgtgaccagagccctatgggccttggtctaaagtagtgtactatatagggaatagggtgctatttgggacttaCCTAGTCGTAAGCTGAAATCCGTAATGGGAACTACTGAAGCAAGTTTGACCTTGTAATGACTCCGGTTATATGGCGACAGTAATGAATATTCAGTTGACCGTCAAGTGTCTGCTTTATGTACAGATAGACAACTGTTGTTTCTCTATGGCCTCAGGTAAATATGTCAAAGAGTACTGCACGGGTGCCTTGGAGAAAGGAACATGTGAGGACTGTGACATCGACACATACACAGAGCATGATAACGGACTGCCACAGTGCTTAAAGTGCACTAAGTGTCGCTCAGGTAAATTCTATTTGACAATGGCGTTATGCCATTTAAAATGAATGACAAAACAGAGCCGACATCAGGAGTTCTACTCTGTGACGCTTTATGAATGCAGGCCATGCTCTTTGTGTCTTCAACATGCCAAACTCTGTGTTCCTGTCACAGATCAGGTAACCACAAAGACATGCACCATCACTCAGGACACAGAGTGCCAGTGTAAACCAGGGTATTTCTGTGCCCCTGACCAAGCCTGCGAGGTGTGCAAAAAGTGCTCAAGGTAGGTCCATAGAATATTTGAGCATACTCACTGATACTTGACAAACTAACTTCCATTAGATTATCATTAAACATTACAAAATGAAGAATGTTCACCTTATACATTACATATCTTTTTATTTTTAACATGTCTTTTTGTTGAAACCCTCCTTCTCCCAGATGTAAATACAATGAGGTGAGGGTGAAGAACTGCACCACTACGTCCAACATGGTCTGTGAGACCAGACTGCCCACATCCAGCACCATCTCAGGTAAAACTCCAGGCCCAGGTACAGCATACATCACCGTGCTGCATGCTCTGTTGTGTCGTTATTTTTGTAAATATTATTAATGTTGAATGTATTTGATAATTGACTTTCTGAATATAAAGGGACAATCTGGGATTCAAACAGCAAACTGCTAATTTGGAAAACAGCAGAGTGATGTGGTTGTGACAATTTTCTCTCTATGGAAACAGTAGTTGTGATTGTGGTGGCAGTACTGGGTATCACTGCTGCACTTGCCAGTGTCTATTGGATGAGGCGAAAGCTCTTTAAAAGGACAGGTAAGGTCATTTTATATAGAATAAATACATTTGCTTTCAATAGTGAAGGCTCAGGTTGTGTTcccaatagcaccctattccatatatagtgcactacttttggccagagccctatatgccctggtcaaaagtagtgcactataaagagaatgGGGTGCCATCCAGAGGACACATAGCCTCAAAGCTTTGAAGCTCACTGCATCTTAAGACTGTCAACAGAACAGTCAATATTGTACCTGGATGTAAAGTGCTGTGTCTGAGTCACATTTCCTCTGTTCCAGACACCCAGAATAATCCCAGTGGGACGCTAAAAGTTGTGGTGGTGCGTCAGTCAGTCTCATTCAAATGTTATTTTCACATTCACAGTGTCACTCAATCAGCACTGCGTATCGAATTTGATTAATTCTGATAAAATTACTGAGAGATGAGCTGATAAAATTACACACATTTGTGAGAACATAGCAAACGGCACCATTGAACATCAAAAAATGTTCCTCATTAGACAACATAATTTTTCATATTTTGCAGGATGATCAAAATAACAGGTCAATTGAGGAGAGGCAGAACAAACAGAATGCTGTGCTGGATGACACACAGCTCTATCCCTTGCTGGAGCAGACCCAGGCGGTGGGTGCCAAAGCCTCAGAGGatgaggacaatggactgggcgACAGTCTCCCCAACACCACC harbors:
- the LOC135513879 gene encoding tumor necrosis factor receptor superfamily member 10B-like isoform X1, which translates into the protein MSYIHLMVVLIWALNPMAAAQSGLELTQTGGSVRNRKQRDISCRENLEYPHDNICCLNCPAGKYVKEYCTGALEKGTCEDCDIDTYTEHDNGLPQCLKCTKCRSDQVTTKTCTITQDTECQCKPGYFCAPDQACEVCKKCSRCKYNEVRVKNCTTTSNMVCETRLPTSSTISGKTPGPVVVIVVAVLGITAALASVYWMRRKLFKRTDTQNNPSGTLKVVVDDQNNRSIEERQNKQNAVLDDTQLYPLLEQTQAVGAKASEDEDNGLGDSLPNTTNSSQSSLSALPLVPLPRSSLLPSPSAKRQPGSSAGENVLIKLVSLNGDESLKKCFELFEELDVHYHNRFFRHIGLSDNAIKSSAHLHPEDRVYELLKVWLEKVGMDADMNDLIKALLYFGQRLSAENIISKAIENGYYEYAENEK
- the LOC135513879 gene encoding tumor necrosis factor receptor superfamily member 10B-like isoform X5; translation: MSYIHLMVVLIWALNPMAAAQSGLELTQTGGSVRNRKQRDISCRENLEYPHDNICCLNCPAGKYVKEYCTGALEKGTCEDCDIDTYTEHDNGLPQCLKCTKCRSDQVTTKTCTITQDTECQCKPGYFCAPDQACEVCKKCSRCKYNEVRVKNCTTTSNMVCETRLPTSSTISGKTPGPVVVIVVAVLGITAALASVYWMRRKLFKRTDTQNNPSGTLKVVVDDQNNRSIEERQNKQNAVLDDTQLYPLLEQTQAENVLIKLVSLNGDESLKKCFELFEELDVHYHNRFFRHIGLSDNAIKSSAHLHPEDRVYELLKVWLEKVGMDADMNDLIKALLYFGQRLSAENIISKAIENGYYEYAENEK
- the LOC135513879 gene encoding tumor necrosis factor receptor superfamily member 10B-like isoform X4, whose translation is MSYIHLMVVLIWALNPMAAAQSGLELTQTGGSVRNRKQRDISCRENLEYPHDNICCLNCPAGKYVKEYCTGALEKGTCEDCDIDTYTEHDNGLPQCLKCTKCRSDQVTTKTCTITQDTECQCKPGYFCAPDQACEVCKKCSRCKYNEVRVKNCTTTSNMVCETRLPTSSTISVVIVVAVLGITAALASVYWMRRKLFKRTDTQNNPSGTLKVVVDDQNNRSIEERQNKQNAVLDDTQLYPLLEQTQAVGAKASEDEDNGLGDSLPNTTNSSQSSLSALPLVPLPRSSLLPSPSAKRQPGSSAGENVLIKLVSLNGDESLKKCFELFEELDVHYHNRFFRHIGLSDNAIKSSAHLHPEDRVYELLKVWLEKVGMDADMNDLIKALLYFGQRLSAENIISKAIENGYYEYAENEK
- the LOC135513879 gene encoding tumor necrosis factor receptor superfamily member 10B-like isoform X3, with protein sequence MSYIHLMVVLIWALNPMAAAQSGLELTQTGGSVRNRKQRDISCRENLEYPHDNICCLNCPAGKYVKEYCTGALEKGTCEDCDIDTYTEHDNGLPQCLKCTKCRSDQVTTKTCTITQDTECQCKPGYFCAPDQACEVCKKCSRCKYNEVRVKNCTTTSNMVCETRLPTSSTISVVVIVVAVLGITAALASVYWMRRKLFKRTDTQNNPSGTLKVVVDDQNNRSIEERQNKQNAVLDDTQLYPLLEQTQAVGAKASEDEDNGLGDSLPNTTNSSQSSLSALPLVPLPRSSLLPSPSAKRQPGSSAGENVLIKLVSLNGDESLKKCFELFEELDVHYHNRFFRHIGLSDNAIKSSAHLHPEDRVYELLKVWLEKVGMDADMNDLIKALLYFGQRLSAENIISKAIENGYYEYAENEK
- the LOC135513879 gene encoding tumor necrosis factor receptor superfamily member 10B-like isoform X2, coding for MSYIHLMVVLIWALNPMAAAQSGLELTQTGGSVRNRKQRDISCRENLEYPHDNICCLNCPAGKYVKEYCTGALEKGTCEDCDIDTYTEHDNGLPQCLKCTKCRSDQVTTKTCTITQDTECQCKPGYFCAPDQACEVCKKCSRCKYNEVRVKNCTTTSNMVCETRLPTSSTISGKTPGPVVIVVAVLGITAALASVYWMRRKLFKRTDTQNNPSGTLKVVVDDQNNRSIEERQNKQNAVLDDTQLYPLLEQTQAVGAKASEDEDNGLGDSLPNTTNSSQSSLSALPLVPLPRSSLLPSPSAKRQPGSSAGENVLIKLVSLNGDESLKKCFELFEELDVHYHNRFFRHIGLSDNAIKSSAHLHPEDRVYELLKVWLEKVGMDADMNDLIKALLYFGQRLSAENIISKAIENGYYEYAENEK